The Styela clava chromosome 2, kaStyClav1.hap1.2, whole genome shotgun sequence genome contains a region encoding:
- the LOC120336151 gene encoding uncharacterized protein LOC120336151, translated as MNEENINDTTNQNIGKFETNFSSTTVGYSIFSTTNFSANGSYYQSNVNGDGVSYAKKDFPSDTFPSDWAVKLGFTLGVVISVLGIIGNSMTIGAYRRNRKLRTSFNFLITNLCALDLFFSAVMIPMHLPMVLLKRELYACDIIGYFYYSSMSSSTINLVCIAINRYVGIVYSKRYRLMFTRESVKYWLIGIWLSAPLLYLPLVIVPTIRWSDSSLRCEPLSDPDVEESILYYRVVLNVVLEFLPTIALIIFYRAILEKVKKCRKTVEHYPITNTPSNAPSVLPCAVCSNSRSDCKHDSNSRFPGFSSLRRKTSSSPKCETVIAGEKGDVTEGKKAIIMAYLQVPSTSISPRKNPSTLYKRSPPQTRIMVMEAAGGSDINKVTISGTTSSPNLTKQIQDSVDTPSPSNVSMRGRRLGWCQQRSFSTGDEEIEPEPGMIGDDNSDLREMTSFELKSPVFSNEPKTKNILGGSHVDKDTKLVNASFCLGNDSSTQNCSSSSCFLSPTVICDDTIAANSINTTAQIEITKILSESETNNPVSKSALEIPLSPRLEKLITVSDYKEKCRSLPDNRFLSPNSNDLNMCSQTNSPSMHNSTFSSQTISKTSPPSPDCKEGGSSTSVDSVRRKTRMLKRQSVVEDDSQLQVNLYEKNEIKTENSVQLNVNSTSLKIASKTPETKLINSSKLQITSMTTHLARRSFPSKGKVKEMLSPPEISTASEPIAFSNGVESLVVPTPTSSGGVIGASLNEPVSGDVRRAKYAFKPASSSSDKGYASQLEPGFSVDTGVKDPVNFSSKVFDARPESRDEGIGFGVRETGLSKRILYRRGASDSGGKQWFKHFRKSKNWSVTSLKQSKYRIRGSSGARGDTMIKIVIDHATEEVTEEHSAKQQSPWRSHSPETVQDEGILSAKSERFEKVTPNATPQKQNSQNAEKVNNEEKAENRIQRCFRSLWKKLLRQHSSTEKQNDQNYSFRCPMDDESNCDMELSNTLSDWPHGCDEGVGSSKASSLTSAKGVSNASSMWSGIVNYPTSPKISHKPMVMLPIPSFPIQSANKEQNDEVGSSGVEKRMCSSPPLYIDSDEGRRKFSEANPIQRVSTFDSIETNSRRGSPDTDIISPKENEALLARRRKMNDSSQFLRVNNICTDGECNISLCDLNSIDLGRRWSGQSDAISIYSGRSLKAQNQKNSSKVIPALKSSTSIVSACSQTRSRKHSKSSSGSLHRRRNSRRPTIYERFSGKKASIVSSSAASSSSRYRRREAERKLAYSGLFICIAFALCILPSSIVDIIRNLTVIYIPANLQLGVVLLSWLHVVINPILYGFMNPQYRKEYRKIYKDARRCLRKPRDRKSGLSHGKSALVKTMRQQTYERPDKVKLPIKISRKST; from the exons ATGAATGAAGAGAATATAAACGATACAACcaatcaaaatattggaaaatttgaGACGAATTTCTCTTCTACGACCGTCGGTTACAGTATTTTTTCTACAACGAATTTTTCAGCAAATGGATCCTATTATCAGTCAAACGTCAATGGTGACGGGGTATCGTACGCCAAGAAAGATTTTCCGTCAG ATACATTTCCGTCGGATTGGGCAGTGAAACTAGGATTTACTCTTGGTGTTGTAATATCTGTGCTCGGAATTATTGGAAATTCTATGACTATTGGTGCTTACAGAAGAAATAGAAAACTCCGTACATCTTTCAACTTTTTGATTACAAATCTGTGTGCTCTCGACTTATTTTTTTCAGCCGTG ATGATACCAATGCATTTGCCGATGGTGTTGTTGAAAAGGGAATTGTACGCATGCGATATAATAGGATACTTCTACTATTCTTCAATGTCGTCGTCCACTATCAACCTTGTCTGCATAGCGATCAATCGATACGTCGGTATTGTTTATTCTAAAAG ATATCGTCTCATGTTCACAAGAGAAAGTGTTAAATATTGGTTGATCGGAATATGGCTGTCTGCTCCATTACTATATTTGCCACTAGTAATCG TCCCTACGATAAGATGGAGTGATTCCAGCTTGCGCTGCGAACCCCTATCAGATCCAGACGTAGAAGAATCGATTCTTTACTACCGGGTTGTTCTTAACGTTGTACTTGAATTTTTGCCAACAATAGCACTCATCATATTTTATCG AGCAATTCTGGAGAAAGTAAAGAAATGTCGGAAGACAGTGGAACATTATCCAATTACAAATACACCATCAAATGCTCCATCAGTTTTACCATGCGCAGTATGCTCCAACTCACGGTCAGATTGCAAACACGATTCAAACTCTCGGTTTCCCGGATTCTCTTCACTGAGAAGAAAAACCTCATCTTCCCCGAAATGCGAAACTGTCATAGCAGGAGAAAAGGGAGATGTAACCGAAGGAAAAAAGGCAATAATAATGGCATATCTTCAAGTACCATCTACTTCAATTTCTCCAAGAAAGAATCCATCTACTTTATACAAAAGAT CTCCCCCTCAAACAAGAATAATGGTAATGGAAGCTGCGGGAGGTTCCGACATTAATAAAGTAACGATATCCGGCACCACATCGTCTCCAAATCTTACTAAACAAATACAGGATTCTGTAGATACACCGTCGCCTTCCAATGTCAGTATGAGAGGACGTCGGCTAGGTTGGTGCCAACAACGATCGTTCAGTACCGGAG ATGAGGAAATTGAGCCTGAACCTGGAATGATCGGTGATGACAACAGTGATTTACGGGAAATGACATCATTTGAATTGAAATCTCCTGTGTTTTCAAATGAaccaaaaacgaaaaatatattaGGTGGGTCCCACGTGGATAAAGATACAAAACTTGTCAATGCTTCATTCTGTCTGGGGAACGATTCGTCCACACAAAATTGTTCATCTTCTAGCTGCTTTTTGTCACCAACAGTCATTTGCGACGATACTATAGCTGCTAACTCAATAAATACTACGGCGCAAATTGAAATTACGAAGATTCTGAGTGAGAGCGAAACTAACAACCCAGTTAGTAAAAGCGCGTTAGAAATTCCACTCAGTCCAAGATTGGAAAAACTGATCACAGTTTCTGACTATAAAGAAAAATGTCGTTCTTTACCGGATAATAGATTTCTTTCACCTAATTCCAATGATTTAAATATGTGCTCTCAAACAAACTCCCCGTCTATGCACAATTCCACTTTTAGCAGCCAAACTATCAGTAAAACATCGCCGCCTAGTCCCGATTGCAAAGAAGGTGGATCAAGCACCTCTGTAGATTCAGTACGACGAAAAACAAGAATGTTAAAGCGCCAAAGCGTGGTTGAAGATGACTCACAACTTCAAGTAAATTTGTACGAGAAAAACGAAATCAAGACTGAAAATTCCGTTCAATTGAATGTCAACTCGACATCATTGAAAATCGCATCTAAAACTCcagaaacaaaattaataaattcttCAAAACTTCAGATCACATCAATGACGACGCATTTAGCTCGTCGTTCTTTTCCATCAAAGGGAAAAGTTAAGGAGATGTTGTCGCCTCCTGAAATATCCACTGCATCTGAGCCTATAGCTTTTTCTAATGGTGTTGAGTCGCTAGTCGTCCCCACGCCGACATCTAGCGGTGGTGTTATTGGAGCATCCTTAAACGAACCTGTCTCCGGAGATGTCCGGAGAGCAAAATACGCCTTTAAACCAGCTAGTTCGTCATCTGATAAAGGGTACGCCTCGCAATTGGAACCAGGGTTTTCTGTGGATACAGGTGTAAAAGATCCCGTTAACTTTTCTTCCAAAGTATTTGATGCTCGACCTGAATCACGTGACGAGGGGATAGGTTTTGGCGTCAGAGAAACGGGATTGTCAAAGCGTATTTTGTACAGACGCGGTGCTAGCGACAGCGGTGGTAAACAGTGGTTCAAACACTTCCGCAAAAGTAAGAATTGGTCAGTGACGAGTTTGAAGCAATCTAAATACAGAATTCGGGGATCATCTGGAGCAAGAGGTGACACGATGATCAAAATAGTTATCGATCATGCCACGGAGGAAGTAACAGAAGAACATTCTGCCAAGCAACAATCACCTTGGCGTTCACATAGTCCAGAAACCGTGCAAGATGAAGGCATTCTTTCTGCGAAATCTGAACGTTTCGAAAAAGTAACACCAAACGCTAcaccacaaaaacaaaattcccAAAATGCCGAAAAGGTAAATAACGAAGAGAAAGCGGAAAACAGGATTCAAAGGTGTTTCAGAAGTCTTTGGAAAAAGTTGTTACGTCAACACAGCTCGACGGAGAaacaaaatgatcaaaattattCTTTCCGGTGCCCAATGGATGATGAGAGCAACTGTGATATGGAACTTAGTAATACTTTATCGGACTGGCCACACGGTTGTGATGAAGGCGTAGGAAGTAGCAAGGCTTCTTCTTTGACGAGCGCAAAAGGCGTATCAAACGCATCAAGCATGTGGAGTGGTATTGTAAATTATCCCACTTCGCCGAAAATTTCGCACAAACCTATGGTAATGTTACCTATACCAAGCTTCCCAATTCAAAGCGCCAACAAAGAGCAAAATGATGAAGTTGGTTCTTCTGGAGTGGAGAAACGCATGTGCTCTTCACCACCTTTGTATATAGACAGTGATGAAGGACGTCGAAAGTTTTCAGAGGCAAACCCTATTCAACGAGTGTCAACGTTTGATTCCATAGAAACGAATAGCCGCCGAGGTAGTCCTGATACTGACATAATTTCTCCTAAGGAGAACGAAGCTTTATTAGCGAGACGACGGAAAATGAATGACTCTTCTCAATTTTTGAGAGTAAATAATATATGCACAGATGGCGAATGCAACATATCTCTCTGCGATTTGAATAGTATTGACTTAGGCAGAAGATGGTCTGGTCAGAGTGATGCTATTTCAATCTACAGCGGTAGATCTCTAAAGGCACAAAATCAAAAAAACAGCAGTAAAGTTATACCAGCCCTAAAATCTTCTACATCAATAGTGAGTGCCTGTAGTCAAACACGTTCAAGAAAGCATTCCAAAAGTAGTAGCGGATCACTGCACAGACGACGCAACAGCAGACGACCGACAATTTATGAACGATTTTCGGGTAAGAAAGCGTCCATTGTTTCTTCATCGGCGGCTAGTAGCAGTAGCCGTTATCGTCGCCGAGAGGCGGAAAGAAAACTTGCCTACAGCGGGCTTTTTATATGCATAGCATTTGCTCTATGTATACTACCATCTTCTATAGTTGATATCATACGTAATTTAACTGTGATTTACATTCCGGCTAATTTACAACTAGGCGTGGTTCTTCTATCATGGCTTCATGTCGTGATTAATCCTATATTATATGGCTTCATGAATCCACAATACAGGAAGGAATATAGAAAAATTTATAAGGATGCTCGTAGATGTTTGCGAAAACCAAGAGATCGGAAAAGTGGTTTAAGTCATGGAAAATCTGCCCTTGTGAAAACAATGAGGCAACAAACATATGAGCGGCCTGATAAAGTTAAATTACCAATAAAAATTAGTCGAAAAAGTACATGA